One window from the genome of Sulfodiicoccus acidiphilus encodes:
- the lrs14 gene encoding HTH-type transcriptional regulator Lrs14 → MEEFPNVPFEGVRIKLPSGKDANLVDILSFCYGLSETDIVVLLNLIKGQPRGTEEIEGQLKLSKASINRSLNKLLEMNLVMRIKETGNKAGRPRYLYRARNYEELREKITNDIKECSAKMEGLIQTVLRGNDQH, encoded by the coding sequence ATGGAAGAATTCCCTAACGTACCCTTCGAGGGGGTGCGGATAAAGCTCCCCTCAGGGAAAGATGCCAACCTTGTGGACATCCTGTCCTTCTGCTACGGACTCTCGGAAACCGATATAGTAGTTCTATTGAACTTGATAAAGGGGCAACCTCGAGGGACGGAGGAGATAGAGGGACAGCTCAAGCTAAGCAAGGCTTCCATAAACAGGAGCTTAAACAAACTTCTAGAGATGAACCTTGTCATGAGGATAAAGGAGACTGGAAACAAGGCCGGGAGGCCTAGGTACCTCTACAGAGCGAGGAACTATGAGGAACTTAGGGAGAAGATAACCAACGATATAAAGGAATGTTCAGCCAAGATGGAGGGGCTCATACAGACTGTACTTAGGGGCAACGACCAGCACTGA
- a CDS encoding S-methyl-5'-thioadenosine phosphorylase: MIVPEERVRLGIIGGSGFYDPDFLSRTKEIKVYTPYGEPSDMITVGEVEGVKVAFIPRHGRGHRVPPHRINYRANVWALHQLGAKWVVSVSAVGSLREDYRPGDFVVPDQFIDMTKGRSYTFFDGPVVAHVSMADPFCEHLRQLLIEAGKAMKLQIREKGTYLCIEGPRFSTRAESRVWREVFKADLVGMTLVPEVNLACEAGLCYASLAGITDYDVFAEKPVTVEQVENVMKDNTQKAKEILRVLVRELPPEPERCGCCASLKNSTI, from the coding sequence GTGATAGTTCCAGAGGAGAGGGTGAGGCTAGGAATAATAGGTGGTTCGGGCTTTTACGACCCAGACTTCCTTAGTAGGACCAAAGAAATCAAAGTCTATACTCCCTATGGTGAGCCGAGCGACATGATCACCGTGGGGGAAGTGGAGGGGGTGAAAGTTGCGTTCATTCCGCGCCACGGTAGGGGCCACAGGGTACCTCCCCACAGGATAAACTATAGGGCCAACGTATGGGCTCTCCACCAGTTAGGTGCAAAATGGGTTGTCTCGGTCTCAGCAGTTGGTAGTCTTAGGGAAGATTACAGGCCTGGTGACTTTGTTGTTCCAGATCAGTTCATCGACATGACCAAGGGAAGGAGCTATACGTTCTTCGACGGGCCGGTAGTGGCTCACGTTTCCATGGCTGACCCGTTCTGTGAACACCTTAGGCAACTCCTCATAGAAGCTGGAAAGGCAATGAAACTACAGATTAGAGAAAAAGGGACGTATCTGTGCATTGAGGGACCCAGATTCTCCACTAGGGCTGAGAGCAGGGTCTGGAGAGAAGTATTCAAGGCCGACTTAGTGGGAATGACATTGGTTCCAGAAGTGAATCTGGCTTGTGAGGCGGGCCTATGTTACGCTTCCCTAGCTGGAATAACGGATTACGACGTCTTCGCCGAGAAACCCGTCACAGTAGAGCAGGTAGAGAACGTGATGAAGGACAACACCCAGAAGGCTAAGGAGATCCTCAGGGTCCTAGTACGTGAGCTACCGCCTGAGCCAGAGAGGTGTGGTTGTTGCGCCTCCCTCAAGAATTCCACGATCTGA
- a CDS encoding Zn-ribbon domain-containing OB-fold protein, whose amino-acid sequence MDYLVRDKRSGDLLLKDLRELRLKYEVPVGRLGRFFEGLEQGKVLATRCRECGAKYFPPQAWCSECGAGELEWFEPDPYGELLTYTIVNVKPKSFAAFQDYVVGVAELSKDELKVLAWVVGDKGKLRVGAKVKLTPMKRDEGLFYALHLYD is encoded by the coding sequence GTGGATTACTTAGTTAGAGATAAGAGGAGCGGAGATCTCCTACTGAAGGACCTCAGGGAACTCAGACTCAAGTACGAGGTTCCAGTGGGCAGATTAGGGAGGTTCTTCGAGGGGCTCGAACAGGGCAAGGTTCTCGCGACTAGGTGTAGGGAGTGCGGGGCTAAGTACTTCCCTCCTCAGGCTTGGTGTAGCGAGTGCGGAGCAGGAGAGCTAGAGTGGTTCGAGCCAGATCCCTATGGAGAGCTTCTGACGTACACTATAGTGAACGTGAAACCGAAGTCCTTTGCGGCATTTCAGGACTACGTCGTAGGTGTGGCGGAGCTCTCTAAAGACGAGCTTAAGGTATTGGCCTGGGTCGTGGGCGATAAGGGGAAGCTAAGGGTGGGAGCAAAGGTTAAGTTGACCCCGATGAAGAGGGACGAAGGACTTTTCTACGCACTGCACCTCTACGACTAA
- a CDS encoding thiolase domain-containing protein: MERKVAVVGYGLTKFGRRTDASLEELAWEAGHEAIGSAGLERRDVRGLVVSNVGMWSSEELPAVVSGEALGVSNVPTLRVEAACASGSSAIHTAYSMIASGRADVVLALGVEKMHEVDTETAVELIGRAGNYKWEYEFFGLTFPGYYALHQTAYMKKYDAREEDFALVSVKNHGYAQYNPYAQFRNPVTVEEVMRSKYVAWPVKLLDSSPITDGAAAVVLASANVAKRLTDTPVWVTGLGAANGTSNLSRRKSFTSLEASVEAARQAYSSAGIDHSSPWRQLDVATVHDCFTVAEVMAYEDLNFAARGEGIKLLRDGQTQVGGRIPVNLDGGLKAKGHPIGATGVAMAVEATKQLLRKAEKGRQADIRNGRALTHNVGGTGHYAYVTIYEV; this comes from the coding sequence ATGGAAAGGAAGGTCGCTGTCGTTGGTTACGGGCTTACTAAGTTCGGGAGAAGAACCGACGCTTCGTTGGAGGAGTTAGCGTGGGAGGCAGGGCATGAAGCCATAGGCTCAGCAGGCTTGGAGAGAAGGGACGTGAGGGGACTTGTGGTCTCCAACGTAGGAATGTGGAGTTCAGAGGAGTTACCTGCTGTAGTAAGTGGAGAGGCCTTAGGTGTGAGCAACGTGCCGACTCTGAGGGTAGAAGCTGCCTGTGCGAGCGGAAGCTCCGCCATTCACACTGCCTACTCGATGATAGCGTCAGGAAGAGCTGACGTAGTACTGGCCTTAGGAGTGGAGAAGATGCACGAGGTCGACACCGAGACCGCTGTGGAGCTGATAGGGAGGGCCGGCAATTACAAGTGGGAGTACGAGTTCTTCGGTCTAACGTTCCCAGGCTACTACGCTCTCCACCAGACTGCCTACATGAAGAAGTACGATGCTAGGGAGGAGGACTTTGCCCTAGTGTCGGTGAAGAACCACGGTTACGCACAATACAACCCGTACGCTCAGTTCAGGAACCCGGTTACTGTAGAGGAGGTGATGAGGAGCAAGTACGTCGCGTGGCCAGTGAAGCTTCTGGACTCGTCGCCTATCACAGACGGCGCTGCAGCCGTAGTCCTAGCGTCAGCGAATGTTGCCAAGAGGCTCACCGACACCCCCGTCTGGGTCACTGGACTCGGCGCTGCGAACGGTACATCAAACCTGAGCAGGAGGAAGAGTTTCACCTCCCTGGAGGCGTCTGTCGAGGCCGCTAGACAGGCCTACTCATCCGCTGGAATAGACCATTCTTCCCCGTGGAGACAACTAGACGTTGCCACCGTTCACGACTGCTTCACCGTTGCTGAAGTAATGGCCTACGAGGACCTGAACTTCGCTGCGAGGGGTGAAGGGATTAAGCTCCTTAGGGATGGCCAGACGCAAGTTGGGGGAAGGATACCCGTTAATCTTGACGGGGGCCTTAAGGCGAAAGGACACCCGATAGGAGCAACAGGTGTAGCTATGGCGGTGGAGGCAACAAAGCAGCTCCTCAGGAAGGCTGAAAAGGGTAGACAGGCTGACATCAGAAACGGAAGGGCGCTCACCCACAACGTGGGAGGAACTGGTCACTACGCCTACGTGACCATCTACGAGGTGTGA
- a CDS encoding winged helix-turn-helix transcriptional regulator: MSEEDDRKIVFSLLKDGRVPQSELAKRLGVSPPSLSHKMRKLREEGVLRGFKLLVNPNFYGMYFAYAAHSNRKDFDAPWLFVKFKCLEELNVYGVEAHSLEELEDRLELLKEDLGEAVMRYVPTQSPREPRPLELKLIRALAEDPRATPGEIARRINSRLRYVSRKIWKMKEKGEVAIVPEVDLIKLNAVILGVFSDKPEEVRRATEGCRLFSITTDGGSVEVCFVGELGRGTVYVDLIRKADPTSRVMVVTDFKVRGPPGEFKLDLIGS, encoded by the coding sequence TTGAGTGAAGAGGACGACAGGAAGATAGTGTTCAGCTTACTCAAGGACGGGAGGGTTCCCCAGAGTGAATTGGCAAAGAGACTAGGAGTGTCTCCCCCGTCGTTGAGTCACAAGATGAGGAAGCTGAGGGAAGAAGGTGTCCTCAGAGGGTTCAAACTACTTGTCAACCCAAACTTCTACGGCATGTACTTCGCTTACGCCGCCCACTCCAACAGGAAGGACTTCGACGCACCCTGGCTGTTCGTTAAGTTCAAGTGCCTCGAGGAGCTCAACGTTTACGGAGTGGAGGCCCATAGTCTGGAGGAGCTTGAGGATAGGCTTGAACTGCTAAAGGAAGACCTAGGAGAGGCAGTAATGAGGTACGTTCCGACCCAGTCACCTAGGGAACCTAGGCCCTTGGAACTGAAGTTGATCAGGGCCCTAGCTGAGGACCCGAGAGCGACGCCGGGGGAAATAGCGAGGAGGATAAACTCTAGGTTGAGGTACGTATCGAGGAAGATATGGAAAATGAAGGAGAAAGGAGAAGTAGCGATAGTCCCAGAGGTGGACTTGATTAAGTTGAATGCCGTAATACTGGGAGTGTTCTCGGATAAACCCGAAGAGGTAAGAAGAGCGACAGAGGGGTGTAGACTCTTCTCTATCACGACAGATGGGGGGTCGGTAGAGGTGTGCTTCGTAGGAGAACTAGGCAGGGGAACCGTATACGTCGACCTCATAAGGAAAGCTGACCCTACCTCGAGGGTCATGGTCGTAACGGATTTCAAAGTGAGGGGACCACCCGGGGAATTTAAGCTAGACTTAATCGGAAGTTAA
- a CDS encoding NAD-dependent epimerase/dehydratase family protein, translated as MTEFLLVGLGFISSGVAEHLSRRHNVTITYRSLNPVKSKYVQKLVGKANVLRADPLELAPLVEKSDVVVNFVGEVSGEESSLRIANVEVPRTLARMTRGKTFVHLSGATLGQTERVVREEETHGVGLSPSTSFERTKLEGESEVLRENPNSVVLRPTLVYGTNSAHIQFVTMYKLVKRGLVPRLSISYMPVSVTYIGRAIEIIAESRPQRSYMYATECEPVSINDFFSAFASGLNVKYFSLPFPTEVAKIFLPREIRSLLRYSGVRFSCESMRRLVGDLRFRSEELEENARFLRQLDAEGILIPT; from the coding sequence GTGACGGAGTTTCTGCTCGTGGGCCTCGGATTTATATCTTCGGGAGTTGCTGAGCACTTGTCTAGGAGACATAACGTCACAATAACGTATAGGTCCCTAAATCCGGTGAAGTCGAAGTACGTCCAGAAGCTGGTGGGCAAGGCGAATGTACTTAGAGCAGACCCGCTTGAGTTGGCTCCCCTCGTCGAGAAGTCAGACGTGGTAGTGAACTTCGTGGGGGAGGTGAGTGGTGAGGAGAGCTCTTTGAGAATCGCCAATGTGGAAGTTCCGCGAACTTTGGCCAGGATGACGCGAGGGAAGACTTTCGTCCATCTGAGTGGTGCCACCTTGGGACAGACGGAGCGTGTGGTTAGGGAGGAAGAGACCCATGGGGTAGGTCTCAGTCCGTCCACCTCATTCGAGAGAACGAAACTTGAAGGCGAGAGTGAGGTCCTTAGGGAGAATCCTAACTCCGTAGTGTTGAGACCCACCTTAGTTTATGGTACTAACTCTGCCCACATACAGTTCGTCACCATGTACAAGCTGGTTAAGAGAGGGTTGGTCCCTAGGCTGTCGATAAGCTATATGCCAGTCTCAGTCACTTACATAGGGAGAGCAATAGAGATCATTGCGGAGTCGAGGCCCCAGAGATCCTACATGTACGCCACTGAGTGCGAGCCCGTATCCATAAACGACTTCTTCTCAGCCTTCGCCTCTGGGCTGAACGTTAAGTACTTCTCGTTACCCTTTCCGACCGAGGTCGCGAAGATCTTCCTCCCTCGTGAGATAAGGTCCCTCCTAAGGTACTCTGGAGTTAGGTTCTCCTGCGAATCGATGAGGAGGTTGGTGGGGGACCTTAGGTTCAGAAGTGAGGAACTAGAGGAGAACGCCAGGTTCCTCAGGCAGTTAGATGCAGAGGGGATTCTGATTCCTACCTGA
- a CDS encoding TatD family hydrolase, translated as MLYDAHCHLVELGKSYDGVFVAAVSMDLASSKRTLGLLGPKILKGVGIHPWLAHLEDPEKVLPLIEEADFVGEVGLDRKYSEAPWDRQRQVFLKQIREDKTINVHALRAWKVTFDLLIKHDVKRAIFHWYTGPKELLKDIEGAGYFVTVNPSVKVQKEHAEAIAEADLSVILVESDGGYTYRGRTLEPPMVVEAEDFLATTFQVSIKEIERKVRENFIRAFSLSQQVE; from the coding sequence ATGCTATACGACGCCCATTGTCACCTAGTTGAACTAGGAAAGAGCTACGACGGAGTATTCGTGGCCGCAGTCTCTATGGATCTCGCCTCCTCTAAGAGGACCCTCGGCCTCTTAGGACCAAAGATCCTAAAGGGGGTGGGAATACATCCTTGGTTGGCACATCTAGAAGATCCCGAAAAGGTCCTTCCACTGATAGAAGAGGCAGATTTTGTAGGCGAGGTTGGGCTAGATCGCAAGTACTCGGAGGCTCCCTGGGATAGGCAAAGGCAAGTTTTCCTGAAGCAAATTAGGGAGGATAAGACAATCAACGTCCATGCATTGAGAGCTTGGAAGGTGACTTTCGATCTCTTAATTAAACATGACGTGAAGAGAGCTATATTTCACTGGTACACCGGACCCAAGGAGCTACTTAAGGACATAGAGGGGGCAGGATACTTCGTGACAGTGAACCCTTCAGTGAAGGTGCAGAAGGAACACGCAGAAGCTATAGCCGAAGCTGACCTCTCCGTGATCTTGGTGGAGAGCGATGGTGGTTACACTTACAGGGGGAGAACGCTCGAACCACCCATGGTGGTGGAGGCTGAAGACTTCTTGGCTACAACCTTCCAGGTCTCGATCAAAGAGATTGAGCGGAAGGTGAGAGAGAACTTCATAAGGGCGTTCTCCCTCTCCCAGCAGGTGGAGTAA
- the gdS-2 gene encoding hexaprenyl pyrophosphate synthase, protein MSTIQDYWLSRRKVIDRLVEEFLNRNREWEHVDLTRYILKDGKRLRGVLMMLFSEALGATEEQSSKGALAVEVLHAASLALDDIVDGDLERRGDKSAWVVFGNRRVILLSNYLVPLALRYIESYGPDALSTSLKLWLDTAEGALKDLYGRAEDYFKVIELKTASLFKLSMVLAAYSSRREELVDEMMTTGSQLGSIYQLVDDYVDFVRYRRGQIKELEGSALYLYQYTDGNPEEIVNQTVAKLKESYEQEINRIHFPARYHQLIRGLPDLLMAAMLSEI, encoded by the coding sequence TTGAGTACGATACAGGACTACTGGTTGTCCAGGAGGAAAGTCATAGACAGGCTGGTGGAGGAGTTCCTGAATAGAAACAGGGAGTGGGAGCATGTGGACCTGACGAGGTACATACTAAAGGACGGAAAGAGACTTCGTGGGGTGCTTATGATGCTCTTCTCAGAGGCACTTGGGGCGACAGAGGAACAGAGCTCAAAGGGGGCGTTGGCGGTGGAAGTGCTGCACGCGGCCTCCTTGGCCTTAGACGACATAGTGGACGGGGACCTAGAGAGGAGAGGAGACAAATCGGCCTGGGTCGTGTTCGGCAACAGGAGGGTCATTCTACTCAGTAACTATCTCGTTCCCTTGGCCTTGAGGTACATAGAGTCCTACGGTCCGGACGCCCTCAGTACCAGTCTGAAGTTGTGGCTTGACACCGCCGAGGGGGCGCTGAAGGACCTCTACGGTAGGGCCGAGGACTACTTTAAGGTGATTGAGCTAAAGACCGCAAGTCTTTTCAAGCTCTCCATGGTCTTGGCCGCCTACTCCTCTAGGAGGGAGGAGCTAGTGGACGAGATGATGACAACGGGAAGCCAACTAGGTTCCATCTACCAGCTCGTGGACGATTACGTAGACTTCGTGAGATATAGGAGGGGCCAGATAAAGGAGTTGGAGGGCAGTGCTCTCTACCTTTACCAATATACTGACGGCAACCCAGAGGAGATCGTGAACCAAACTGTGGCCAAACTCAAGGAATCCTATGAGCAGGAGATAAACCGTATACACTTCCCAGCTAGGTACCACCAGTTAATTAGAGGTCTCCCCGACCTTTTGATGGCGGCAATGTTAAGTGAGATTTAG
- a CDS encoding type IA DNA topoisomerase, protein MVIAEKPSVARDIARALGRPVQREGYIQVGEYTVTWALGHLFEIDDSIAPKKWSLEDLPIFPEEFRYKSVKLKQLSVVRKLLEKAEVVVNCGDAGREGELIVREILREIGYKGKVLRLWTSEALTPQVVRKEFTRLRPSQEFDSLYYSALARQHSDWLVGINLTRLVTLRAGGREVWSVGRVQTPTLRLVVERDEAVESFVPQKYFVVRGRFGWSGGIYEGLLMREGIAKLNEEEATEVASKLSKVREGKVISVELREQVSKPPLLHSLTSLQREANVVYGLSAKRTLDAAQALYETYKVISYPRTDARHLGESNVQLVKDVLTRLGKEELISKVSRVGKRVFDSTKLTDHHAIIPLDRPPANLKEVERKVYDLVYRKFVGAFMDDHIYHSITVITSLGGENFLSEGKRDVQMGWMSLYREPEDNTGNLPRTEVQVENLEVEAEEKETEPPPRYSESTLLKEMERLSLGTPSTRAAIIETLLDRGYMKRERRTLVSTPKGRELVAKLRDSKVSSPEMTGEWERELERIYLARLGKDGYNQFMAKIKEFVKEELDRLKQARFEVKREEIKCRCGGKVQFFGRGWKCDSCGSLVWSSVAGKRLTEKQIMQLFSGEEVRVRGLTSRKGTKFSATLYLEGTVKFKDFG, encoded by the coding sequence GTGGTCATCGCGGAGAAGCCTAGCGTTGCGAGAGATATAGCTAGGGCTTTAGGCAGACCCGTCCAAAGGGAGGGCTACATTCAAGTTGGGGAGTATACAGTAACATGGGCCCTGGGTCACCTTTTCGAGATTGACGACTCCATAGCTCCCAAGAAGTGGAGTCTAGAGGACCTTCCGATTTTCCCTGAGGAATTCAGATATAAAAGTGTCAAACTGAAGCAGCTTTCGGTGGTGCGGAAGCTACTCGAGAAGGCTGAAGTCGTAGTTAACTGCGGAGACGCCGGGAGAGAAGGTGAACTGATAGTGAGGGAGATACTTAGGGAGATCGGATACAAGGGGAAAGTGCTCCGACTCTGGACTTCCGAGGCCTTGACTCCTCAAGTAGTGAGAAAGGAGTTCACCAGGCTGAGGCCTTCGCAGGAGTTCGACTCCCTTTACTACTCTGCCCTAGCGAGACAACATAGTGATTGGTTGGTTGGAATAAACCTCACAAGGTTGGTCACCCTGAGGGCGGGGGGACGAGAGGTGTGGAGTGTCGGGAGGGTACAGACCCCCACCCTCAGGTTGGTGGTAGAGAGAGACGAGGCTGTGGAGTCCTTCGTGCCCCAGAAGTATTTCGTGGTGAGGGGGAGATTCGGATGGAGTGGAGGAATCTACGAGGGTCTCCTCATGAGGGAGGGTATAGCCAAGCTCAATGAGGAAGAGGCCACTGAAGTGGCGTCTAAGCTCTCGAAGGTGAGGGAGGGTAAGGTAATTTCGGTGGAGCTCAGGGAGCAGGTGTCTAAACCCCCTCTACTGCACTCGCTCACTTCCCTCCAGAGGGAAGCCAACGTCGTCTACGGACTCTCCGCCAAGAGGACGCTCGATGCCGCCCAGGCCCTCTACGAGACCTACAAGGTGATAAGTTACCCAAGGACAGATGCCAGACACCTAGGGGAGAGCAACGTTCAGCTAGTCAAAGACGTCCTAACCCGACTGGGAAAGGAAGAGCTGATATCAAAGGTGAGCAGGGTGGGAAAGAGGGTGTTCGACTCGACGAAGCTGACTGACCATCACGCCATAATACCCCTGGATAGGCCCCCGGCCAACCTGAAGGAGGTGGAGAGGAAAGTGTACGATTTGGTGTACAGGAAGTTCGTGGGAGCATTCATGGATGACCACATCTACCATTCGATCACCGTAATCACTTCCTTAGGAGGGGAAAACTTTCTTTCCGAAGGTAAACGAGACGTACAAATGGGGTGGATGTCCCTCTACAGAGAACCTGAGGACAACACAGGGAACTTACCTAGAACGGAGGTACAAGTAGAGAATCTCGAAGTGGAAGCGGAGGAGAAGGAGACTGAGCCACCTCCTAGGTACTCGGAATCTACCCTACTGAAGGAAATGGAGAGGCTTTCCCTCGGAACACCATCCACTAGGGCAGCAATAATAGAGACTCTCCTTGACAGAGGTTACATGAAGAGGGAACGCCGCACCTTGGTTTCCACCCCGAAGGGCAGGGAGCTCGTGGCCAAGCTAAGGGACAGCAAGGTGTCGAGTCCCGAAATGACAGGAGAGTGGGAGAGGGAACTGGAGAGGATTTACCTCGCTCGGTTAGGAAAGGACGGGTATAATCAATTTATGGCCAAGATCAAAGAGTTTGTGAAGGAAGAGCTGGATAGATTGAAACAGGCAAGATTCGAGGTGAAACGGGAGGAAATCAAGTGTAGGTGTGGTGGGAAGGTTCAGTTCTTCGGAAGGGGTTGGAAGTGCGACTCTTGCGGCAGCCTAGTGTGGTCTTCCGTTGCCGGTAAGAGACTCACGGAAAAGCAAATCATGCAACTCTTCTCGGGGGAGGAGGTGAGGGTGAGGGGATTGACGTCTAGGAAGGGAACTAAGTTCTCCGCCACACTCTATTTGGAAGGCACCGTCAAGTTCAAGGACTTCGGCTAA
- a CDS encoding MFS transporter: MNRTNLVLLVVLLGTMMSAIDTTIVILALPTIVQSLHSNLFTIIWVILLYILIVAVMTTQLGRLGDSYGRSRIYNLGFLVFTVGSAMCGAAPTDIFLIASRGLQAVGASMMQANGGAIIADHYPPNMRGRAYGYTSIGWNVGAILGIVLGGIITTFVGWRYIFYINVPIGIAAVVMGLRILQDKERIKRRVDVGGVVLLATSLALISYGASDIAGEGVTLLNSSFTGIGVALLFPFALLELRVPNPTIDFRAFKNRVLTSSLLASFMQSTGYLATAFILIMYLQGVRGLSPFSASLLLVPGYVLASLVAPWTGRLADRIGARIPATIGILLMMVAAFIYSTLTINTSYATIVLATVVGGVGSSLFYPANNSAVMANASRGFYGGVSGILRTLSNMGTLLSYVLAITVASLAIPRAVAFEVFLGTSNLVGGIGVKFLAGVHAAFLISIGILAVGAVLSAVRGKENRQAEPSQSQVVPQSLNK, translated from the coding sequence ATGAACAGGACCAACTTGGTTCTACTAGTTGTCCTTCTCGGGACCATGATGAGTGCTATTGACACAACAATAGTAATTCTAGCCTTACCTACCATAGTCCAGTCCTTGCACTCCAACCTTTTCACTATTATCTGGGTTATATTGCTCTACATTCTGATCGTCGCCGTAATGACAACGCAACTAGGAAGACTAGGTGACTCCTACGGCCGGTCTAGAATATACAACTTGGGCTTCCTAGTGTTCACGGTAGGCTCAGCGATGTGTGGAGCGGCCCCCACCGACATTTTTCTCATAGCGTCGAGAGGCCTCCAGGCGGTGGGAGCATCAATGATGCAAGCTAATGGTGGCGCGATCATAGCGGATCATTACCCCCCAAACATGAGGGGAAGGGCCTACGGCTACACCTCCATAGGGTGGAACGTAGGAGCTATATTGGGGATAGTGCTGGGAGGGATAATAACTACTTTCGTAGGGTGGAGGTACATTTTCTACATAAACGTGCCCATCGGGATCGCCGCGGTAGTAATGGGTCTAAGGATATTGCAGGACAAGGAAAGGATCAAGAGGAGAGTGGATGTAGGGGGAGTAGTCCTCTTGGCGACCTCCTTGGCCCTCATCTCCTACGGGGCCTCGGACATTGCTGGAGAGGGAGTAACTCTCTTGAACTCCTCGTTTACTGGAATTGGCGTCGCCTTACTTTTCCCGTTCGCATTGCTAGAGCTCAGGGTACCCAACCCAACCATTGACTTTAGGGCCTTCAAGAACAGAGTGTTGACAAGCTCCCTCCTCGCATCGTTCATGCAGAGTACAGGATACCTCGCCACGGCGTTTATCCTTATAATGTATTTACAGGGAGTGAGGGGCCTCTCCCCCTTTTCGGCTTCCCTCCTTCTAGTGCCTGGCTATGTGCTTGCAAGTTTAGTAGCTCCTTGGACGGGGAGACTCGCGGACAGAATAGGGGCTAGGATTCCGGCTACCATCGGAATACTGCTCATGATGGTAGCGGCGTTCATCTACAGTACACTAACTATTAACACATCATATGCAACTATCGTTCTGGCCACAGTGGTAGGTGGAGTGGGCTCCTCACTCTTCTACCCCGCCAACAACAGCGCCGTGATGGCCAATGCCAGCCGCGGGTTTTACGGGGGAGTATCGGGTATATTGAGAACCTTATCTAACATGGGCACTCTGCTCAGCTACGTACTGGCCATAACAGTGGCGTCCCTAGCGATACCGCGGGCAGTAGCTTTCGAGGTGTTCTTAGGTACCAGCAACTTAGTCGGCGGAATAGGAGTGAAATTTCTGGCCGGAGTGCACGCTGCCTTTCTGATATCGATTGGAATACTCGCAGTGGGAGCTGTGTTATCTGCAGTGAGGGGTAAGGAGAACAGACAGGCAGAGCCTAGCCAGTCTCAGGTAGTACCTCAAAGCCTCAACAAATAG
- a CDS encoding NAD-dependent epimerase/dehydratase family protein — protein sequence MHVVAGGAGYIGGHLTDRLLEMGEDVLVLDDMSSGNYFREGAKYLKVDLRFPISLELPRGFVLYNLVANPDVRTSMYQVEEHFERDVKTALNLMEFALKSGASRVVFTSSSTVYGETDKFPTPEDHPLKPVSNYGLFKVVGEQLCEFYSRNYSLPCVVLRLANITGGRTSHGVVVDFVRKLRRNPATLEILGDGRQRKSYLYVQDLIEAILKLSSSESGSFEVFNVGNEDWVTVEEIARIVEAEMNLSPRHVYLNRFEGRGWPGDVRLMLLSVERAKSRGWKPTMSSAGAVKKAVRDLLDLGI from the coding sequence CTGCACGTGGTGGCAGGGGGAGCGGGATACATTGGAGGACACCTCACAGATAGGCTACTTGAGATGGGGGAAGACGTCTTAGTATTGGACGATATGTCTAGCGGAAATTACTTCAGGGAAGGGGCCAAGTACCTTAAGGTGGACCTCCGGTTTCCCATCTCCTTAGAACTTCCTAGGGGGTTCGTACTCTACAACCTCGTGGCAAACCCAGACGTGAGAACTTCGATGTACCAAGTTGAAGAACACTTCGAGAGGGACGTTAAGACCGCTCTCAACCTAATGGAGTTCGCCCTAAAGAGTGGAGCTTCGAGGGTCGTGTTCACTTCGTCTAGCACGGTATACGGAGAGACCGACAAGTTCCCTACTCCAGAGGACCACCCCCTCAAACCGGTCTCTAACTACGGACTCTTCAAGGTAGTTGGCGAGCAGCTCTGTGAGTTCTACTCTAGGAATTACTCTCTTCCTTGCGTCGTCCTCAGGCTGGCCAACATAACAGGGGGAAGGACCTCCCATGGCGTAGTGGTAGACTTCGTGAGGAAACTTAGGAGAAATCCCGCAACTCTAGAGATCTTGGGAGACGGAAGACAGAGGAAGAGTTACCTCTACGTGCAGGATTTGATCGAAGCGATCCTGAAGCTCTCCTCGAGCGAATCGGGTAGCTTCGAGGTATTCAACGTCGGAAACGAGGACTGGGTGACAGTAGAGGAAATAGCAAGGATAGTGGAGGCCGAGATGAATTTGAGCCCTAGGCACGTTTACCTGAATCGATTCGAGGGGAGGGGTTGGCCGGGAGACGTGAGGCTGATGTTACTGAGCGTCGAGAGGGCCAAGTCCAGAGGTTGGAAGCCTACCATGAGTTCGGCAGGAGCCGTTAAGAAAGCTGTGAGGGACCTGCTGGACCTAGGGATCTAG